A DNA window from Ralstonia solanacearum K60 contains the following coding sequences:
- a CDS encoding efflux RND transporter permease subunit yields the protein MMFNPIAAILKRRLLIVFLAVALLAVGVLSFRSLPLQAYPGVAPLSVQAITQWPGRSTTEVEQQITIPIENALAGVPDVQSFRSVSLFGLSVVTLKFKEGTDSFKARQNFSQYLAGANLPTGVQSSLSPDSDATGEIMRFRLVGDGVDLTTLKSYEDYDVTKELKHVQGVADVTSFGGQVKEYHIVPSPAKLQSYGITLAQLIAAIGNANNNTGGNLLPAGEQQFVVRGVGLLQTADDIRNVVVAANGGVPVRVRDIAEVEIGHVQRLGMVQYNDQPDVVEGIVLLKRDANATEVLAKVRDSIKEINGGILPKSVQIKPFYDRQALLDITMGTVEHTLVVGIALVLAVLFAFLGNLRAAAVVAAVIPLALCVSFISMEHFHVPANLISLGAIDFGVIVDAAVIVMENIMRHLEEGAEKLDDAIVKATSEVQRAMIFSTGIIIVAYSPLFFIGGVEGIIFKPMAFTMGFALLASIVLSLTFVPATTSFVFGKTLHPHSPRFIVALLRWYKPLLRKLIRRPKTVFATALAALGLTLYSATFLGTEFLPTLEENNLWLRITLPNTVELDYSASVANDLRTYFAKQPEIKQVSVQIGRPDDGTDSTGVFNQEYGLYFAAPDHWGPGVTKADVVARLSKHLERIPGIEYNFSQYIQDNVDEALSGVKGENSVKLFGSDLNVLEAKANEIQAQLRKIRGLVDVGIFRELGQPTLNVSIDRQAAARFNINVSDVQNLVQYAIGGAPVTQILEGEKSFGLAVRLNPQARASYDAIRELLIDTPDGQRIPLSMIAKVEMTDGPFFIYREIGKRYIAIKFGVRQRDLGSAVDEAQRAVASHVKLPEGYTVKWDGQFNEMKVAQGKLMVIVPLTILVIFLLLYSTFGNFKDALMVVLNVPFAAIGGLLALHLANETLSISAGIGFLSLFGIAIQDGVILISYVNRLAQSENLREATVEGAALRLRPVIMTAMLAGLGLLPAALSHGIGSEAQRPLALVIVGGMVTTTILTLLVLPVVFTWAHRHGGVPPREPDVTPTAAMLP from the coding sequence ATGATGTTCAACCCGATCGCCGCCATCCTGAAGCGGCGGCTGCTGATCGTCTTCCTCGCCGTCGCGCTGCTGGCCGTGGGCGTGCTGTCGTTCCGCTCGCTGCCGCTGCAGGCCTATCCGGGCGTGGCACCGCTGTCGGTGCAGGCCATCACGCAGTGGCCGGGGCGCAGCACCACCGAAGTCGAACAGCAGATCACCATCCCGATCGAAAACGCGCTGGCCGGTGTGCCGGACGTGCAGTCGTTCCGGTCGGTCTCGCTGTTCGGGCTGTCGGTGGTGACGCTCAAGTTCAAGGAGGGCACCGACAGCTTCAAGGCGCGGCAGAACTTCTCGCAGTACCTGGCCGGCGCCAACCTGCCGACCGGCGTGCAGTCCTCGCTGAGCCCCGACTCGGACGCCACCGGCGAGATCATGCGCTTCCGCCTGGTCGGCGACGGCGTGGACCTGACCACGCTCAAGAGCTACGAAGACTACGACGTCACCAAGGAGCTCAAGCACGTCCAGGGCGTGGCCGACGTGACCTCGTTCGGCGGCCAGGTCAAGGAGTACCACATCGTGCCGTCGCCGGCGAAGCTGCAGTCGTACGGCATCACGCTCGCGCAGCTGATCGCCGCCATCGGCAACGCCAACAACAACACCGGCGGCAACCTGCTGCCGGCCGGCGAGCAGCAGTTCGTGGTGCGCGGCGTGGGCCTGCTGCAGACGGCGGACGACATCCGCAACGTGGTGGTCGCGGCCAACGGCGGCGTGCCGGTGCGCGTGCGCGACATTGCCGAGGTGGAGATCGGCCACGTGCAGCGGCTGGGCATGGTGCAGTACAACGACCAGCCCGACGTGGTCGAAGGCATCGTGCTGCTCAAGCGCGACGCCAATGCCACCGAGGTGCTGGCCAAGGTGCGCGACAGCATCAAGGAGATCAACGGCGGCATCCTGCCCAAGTCGGTCCAGATCAAGCCGTTCTATGACCGCCAGGCCCTGCTCGACATCACCATGGGCACGGTGGAGCACACGCTGGTGGTAGGCATCGCGCTGGTGCTGGCGGTGCTGTTCGCCTTCCTGGGCAATCTGCGCGCGGCGGCCGTGGTGGCGGCGGTGATCCCACTGGCGCTGTGCGTGTCGTTCATCAGCATGGAGCACTTCCATGTGCCGGCCAACCTGATCTCGCTCGGCGCCATCGACTTCGGCGTGATCGTCGACGCGGCGGTGATCGTGATGGAAAACATCATGCGCCACCTGGAGGAAGGCGCCGAGAAGCTGGACGACGCCATCGTCAAGGCCACCAGCGAAGTGCAGCGCGCGATGATCTTCTCCACCGGCATCATCATCGTGGCGTATTCGCCGCTGTTCTTCATCGGCGGCGTGGAAGGCATCATCTTCAAGCCGATGGCCTTCACGATGGGCTTCGCGCTGCTGGCCTCCATCGTGCTGAGCCTGACCTTCGTGCCGGCCACCACGTCGTTCGTCTTCGGCAAGACGCTGCATCCGCACTCGCCCCGCTTCATCGTCGCGCTGCTGCGCTGGTACAAGCCGCTGCTGCGCAAGCTGATCCGCCGCCCGAAGACGGTCTTCGCCACCGCACTGGCGGCCCTCGGCCTGACGCTCTACAGCGCCACCTTCCTCGGCACCGAGTTCCTGCCGACGCTGGAAGAAAACAACCTGTGGCTGCGCATCACGCTGCCCAATACCGTCGAGCTGGACTACTCCGCCTCGGTCGCCAACGACCTGCGCACCTACTTCGCCAAGCAGCCCGAGATCAAGCAGGTCTCGGTGCAGATCGGCCGCCCGGACGACGGCACCGATTCCACCGGCGTGTTCAACCAGGAATATGGCCTCTACTTCGCGGCGCCTGACCACTGGGGCCCCGGCGTGACCAAGGCCGACGTGGTGGCGCGGCTGTCCAAGCACCTGGAGCGCATTCCCGGCATCGAGTACAACTTCTCGCAGTACATCCAGGACAACGTCGACGAAGCGCTGTCCGGCGTGAAGGGCGAGAACTCCGTCAAGCTCTTCGGCAGCGACCTCAACGTGCTGGAGGCCAAGGCCAACGAAATCCAGGCGCAGCTCCGGAAGATCCGAGGCCTGGTCGACGTGGGCATCTTCCGCGAGCTCGGCCAGCCGACGCTGAACGTCTCGATCGACCGGCAGGCCGCCGCGCGCTTCAACATCAACGTCAGCGACGTGCAGAACCTGGTGCAGTACGCCATCGGCGGCGCGCCCGTCACGCAGATCCTGGAGGGCGAGAAATCCTTCGGCCTGGCGGTGCGGCTGAACCCGCAGGCGCGCGCCTCGTACGATGCCATCCGCGAGCTGCTGATCGATACGCCGGACGGCCAGCGCATCCCGCTCTCGATGATCGCGAAGGTGGAGATGACCGACGGCCCGTTCTTCATCTACCGCGAGATAGGCAAGCGCTACATCGCCATCAAGTTCGGCGTGCGCCAGCGCGACCTGGGCAGCGCGGTGGATGAAGCGCAGCGTGCCGTCGCCTCCCATGTGAAGCTGCCCGAGGGCTACACCGTCAAGTGGGACGGCCAGTTCAACGAGATGAAGGTCGCCCAGGGCAAGCTGATGGTGATCGTGCCGCTGACGATCCTCGTCATCTTCCTGCTGCTGTACAGCACCTTCGGCAACTTCAAGGACGCGCTGATGGTGGTGCTCAACGTGCCGTTCGCCGCCATCGGCGGCCTGCTGGCGCTGCACCTGGCCAACGAGACGCTGTCGATCTCGGCGGGCATCGGCTTCCTGTCGCTGTTCGGCATCGCCATCCAGGACGGGGTGATCCTGATCTCCTACGTCAACCGGCTAGCGCAGTCGGAAAACCTGCGCGAGGCCACCGTCGAGGGCGCCGCGCTGCGCCTGCGCCCCGTCATCATGACGGCCATGCTGGCGGGCCTGGGCCTGCTGCCGGCGGCGCTGTCGCACGGCATCGGCTCGGAGGCGCAGCGGCCGCTGGCGCTGGTGATCGTCGGCGGCATGGTGACGACCACCATCCTCACGCTGCTGGTGCTGCCGGTGGTGTTCACGTGGGCGCACCGCCACGGCGGCGTGCCGCCGCGCGAACCCGATGTAACGCCGACGGCCGCGATGCTGCCCTGA